The DNA sequence GGCCAGGCCCGGTTCGGAACCGTCGGCGGTCGCGATGAGGAGCAGGTCCACGGATCCGGCCCAGCCGGGCAGGGCCCAGCGAAGGGCGCCGGGGGCGGGGGCGACGCCCGTGGGGTTCATGCGTACGACGGGGGCGCCCGCGCCCGCCAGCGCGCCGACCAGGTCGGCGACCCCGGAGGCGGCGGTGCCGGGGCCCGCCACGAGAACGGCTCGGGGCCGGCCCTCCGGGTTCAGACCACCGATGCCTGCCTCGGCGGCGTACCGGGCGGCGGTCCGGACCCGGGCGCCTGCCTCGGCGGCACCGCGCAGCAGATCGCGGCGGTCGGCTCGGGTCAGGGCTTCCGGGTCATCGAGCAGGGACTCGTCGAGCATGGCGGTGGGCCTCCGATCACCGGGTGGGGTGCGGGCTGCGGATACGGGCACGGACGCGGCGGCGTGGCCGCCGGGGCCGGCTCGGTGCCGAACGGTGGCCCCGCCTCTGGTCGGGCCCGGCCGTCGTGCGCTGCCGGGGCCGTCCCGCGTCGTCCTGCCCGTACGCGTGTCGCTCGCGGTCAGGCGGGGCGGCGCGCCTCGTCCACGAGAAGGACCGGGATGCCGTCCCGGACCGGGTACGCCAGGCCGCAGGCGTCGCCCGTGCAGACCAGCTCAGGGCTGTCGGCCGCCGAACGGTCGTCGAGCGGGGCGTGGCAGGCCGGGCAGGCCAGGATCTCCAGGAGGCCGGCTTCGAGCGCCATGGGATGAGTCCCTTCGAGCATGCGAGTTCCGATCCGCGTGGATCAGGCGTCGTCAGCCTACCGCTGGGGTGGAGGGGGCGCGGCCTGGCCGGGGGATGAAACGGGGAATGGGGGGGTGGGGGGTGGGGCCCCGTGGTGACCGCCGGGCGGTGCAGGCGGCGTCCGGTCCGGGCGCCGTCCGGTGCGGGCGCCGTCCGGTGCGGGCGCCGACTGGTGCGGGTGCCGTCCGGTGCGCGGGCGCGGGTGGGGCGGGCGGGCGC is a window from the Streptomyces sp. MMBL 11-1 genome containing:
- a CDS encoding Trm112 family protein, whose amino-acid sequence is MALEAGLLEILACPACHAPLDDRSAADSPELVCTGDACGLAYPVRDGIPVLLVDEARRPA